The following nucleotide sequence is from Oncorhynchus kisutch isolate 150728-3 linkage group LG29, Okis_V2, whole genome shotgun sequence.
ctatggtcAAGGTtacaggcttgtaacttcaaaaacgaataagaaataacTGTTTAAgtaggacacagtcttggaaattcgtgttgGCGCACGCCATGAAGACattacgcacctgctaaaatcggtttcctattgaacacacTTCTTTCCGAAATAAacattatagtttgattacattttagggtatctgaggagaaaatataaatgtattttgactttcaaaagtaagtgaatatttaataattatatgtgaatgtatgaaacctgtgctggtggaaaaatattttgatgtggggcgccgtcctcaaacaatctcatggcatgttttcgctgtaatagctactgtaaatcggacagtgcagttagattaacaagaatttaagctttcaaccgatataagacacttatatgtacctaaatgtttaatatccataatttttatgattatttatttgaattgcgcgccctccagtttcaccggatgttgtcccGCTACCGGGACACCGATCCTTCAGCCAAAACCACGCTGTGTTATTCAGAGGGGCGTTCTACTACGCTCCCATTGGCTAGCTAGCATTATCTCACTCACAGGTGATCAGCGAAGAGACAGTGGCTTTAACAATTAGAAATAACAATTGGAAAGTGTAATTTAACAATTAGCTGCCTACCGTAATGCCTATTTTATTATCATGTTTGGTAACATTTgcccatgtatttattttcagagTTTCAATGAGTTGTAAAAATGTCTCAGAACTCTGCTGAATTCCCTCAATTGAAGGTCAGCTAAGTTTACCTAGGCTACTTAACGTTACTAGCTCGGTATTTGAAGTTGTTATATTCTCATTAGCAGTCTATTATCAGGTTAAAGCATATGCTTATTATTCATAATATCTCAAGTATTTATTAGCTAATCATTCAGTCGAATACGCTATGCTACAGCCATTGAATCTGTCTGAGCATTAAGGGATGTTATTGGCTAGCTCTGTCCACGAGATAATGTTATTATATTTTACAATCTTGAAATACAAGGGCAAatgttagggatagggggcagcattttcatgtTCGGATGAAAAGCGTATAAAAGCGGATGAAAAGCGTTAtcagtagtattggatagaaaacactctgaagtttctaaaactgtttgaatgatgtctgtgagtaaaatagaactcatatggcaggcgaaaacctgagaaaaatccaaccaggaagtgggaaatctgaggtttgtagtttttcaacttattgcctatcgaatatacagtgtctatggggtcatattgaacttcctaaggcttccactagatgtcaagagtctttagaaccttgttttaggctactgtgaagggggagagaatgagagctgtttgactaaggggtctggctGAAGGCCATGTGCTGATCAAGCGTGTGGCCGTGAGAACGACCtgcattccattgcatttctaaagacaaaggaattgtccggttggaaaattattgaagatttatgttaaaaacatcctaaggattgattctatacatcgtttgacatgtttctacgaactgttatatatattttttgacttttcgtctgaactttgacctggacttgcccgcgcctcatgagtttggatttgtgaactaaacgcccCCAACagaaggaggtatttggacataaatgatggactttattgaacaaatcaaaaacatttattgtggaactgggattcctgggagtgcattctgatgaagatcatcaaaggtaagtgaatatttataacgctatttctgactgttactgactccacaacatggcgggtatctgtattgtgtctgagcactgtactcagattattgcatggtttgcttttgctgtaaagcttttttgaaatctgacacagcggttgcatttagggagaagtatatctataattctgtgcataacacttgtatcttttatcgaagcttatgatgagtatttctgtaaactgATGTGGCACAGGAAAAATTGTACATTTCTAACATTTATGGTTGAGATTTAATTAATATAACTATAAACTATGCACATTATGATTTTCATTAACACGCGATGcagatgtaacagtataactttagaccgtcccctcgcccatacccgggcgcgaaccagggaccctctgcacacatcaacaacagtcacccacgaagcatcgttacccatcgctccacaaaagccgcggccctggcagagcaaggggaaccactacttcaagttctcagagcaagtgacgtcaccgattgaaacgctatttagcgcgcaccaccgctaactagctagccgtttcacatccgttacacaggcGTCAGTAGCGCTTTGAACACACCGACTGTGTTTTTGGGATGCTACGtttgcgttgcagaggcagttgcagtgcttAAATCGGATGTATGCATCAAATTGTATGCGTAGACTTCACAGAAAGTAGCAAAATGTGAATGTTGAATTTTTGTTGCACACAtgtccagtaaaaaaaaaatggattacATAATAAAACAGTTTGATTGCATAATTTCTTTacatatttaattaatttatttgccaaGTAGCATACATAACAATTTATTGTGAGAGCCTATAATATAATTTCCCTCCAAAATGCATAGTTTTGGAGGGAAATGCAATAATAAGTAGTCAAGAAAGCAAAGACTAGGCTCTTTCAACAATGAGACCAACGCTAAGGAAGGTGGTTTTGATCGCGCTGTTGGGCTGGGACCAGCCgtgtaacacggaacccaaactggTTGCGTGCATGCGCCATCGTGCATGCATTCATTTTGTCCCCCACACTAAACGTGAttacaacacgcaggttaaaatatcaaaacaaactgaagcaattacattaatttggggacaggtatAGCAGGgatagcttgcacttgctagctaatttgtcccatTGAGCTAGCCTGCTGTTGCtaactaatttgtcctgggatataaacattgagttgttattttacctgaaatggaCAAGGTCCTCTACTATGACAATTAATCCaaacataaaacggtcaaccgaatcatttctagtcatctcacCTTCTTCTTGGCTTTTTCTTCTCCGGACTTTATATTGCAATTGGCAAcattcataaattaggtgcattaatGCCACCGACCTCGTTCGTCTTttagtcacccacgtgggtataaccaatgagcaGATGGCacgggtacctgcttctataaaccaatgaggagacaggagaggcaggacttgcaacgTGATCTgcttcacaaatagaactgacttctattttagcgcttgGCAACGCAGACATTCGTTGGCGAGCAGTGTGGGAGCAATATTTttataatatagatttctaaatgtattttgcaacacACGTGATGCtagcggtgtagtcagcctgtaaggCGTTGGTATCATGTCATGTCAGGTTGTACCGTTGCTTAGGCTTATATATGTCCCTTATCACCCCCCATAGCTCCTGTTCCTACTGACATTGTGCATAACAACACTGACGTAAAACCAATCTGTACGACGGCAGCACCAGCAGCTAACAGTAGTACATTCACGTTTCAACAGCTAGCTGGCGTACAATCACTAGTTAGACGTTAACTTACTTTTTGGCTATCTTTAACGGAAGTTTTCAGGTAAATGAACTGttctgacatcgcctggtgttGGTAAATATAATTCCGGCAAAGCATGTATTTGTTGTCATCCTTAATGTATGATGCTATTCTGGAGAGGAAAACAAGGCCTTCAAGTTTGCAACAGAGCTGTTATTTCGGTGGCTCTGTGGCCAAACCAAAGTGCAGAAAAATGTTGTCTCGTCTTTGATTTAATTCTGAAACAATATGCCTATGTTGGCTGATATGCGGTAGCTAGATGATGAATTAATTGATCACCAATTTCTAGAATGCGCAAGGAATGTCAGGCAGTTAGCTACAGGGTTGACGTTATGACTTCAATCACTTTCTGATTTCACCCGTTTTGATTTGAACGAAATCTTTTTCATGCATGTTTGACCGGCCATGGTAATAGTGGTCAGAAAGTTACTTTTTGGACCGGAATGCCAAAGCATTCAAGAGTTTGAgatgctcaaagttgacccaatTTGGTAACAACAGATTGTACACTAGCCCAATAAAGGACTAAAGGAGACTGACTTTACTCCTTATAGTCCAAGGACCTTTCATAAAGCGAATTGGCTGGCAGTCAAATACTCCGTCTACAGTGAATCGATTCTCAAATGCCAATTACCGTACGGTTCTAGAAACAATAGTATTTTTCAGCGACATCACTTGTGGCATCCGTCTTctgtttacacacaggtgttcgggGACACTAGATGAGTTTTTGGGGGCGATGTGTTGAATCCACCGTGCCTCCAGCTTGGCACTCCCTCACCGTCTTAAAacaatattttggaagctatagcaATGCATTTATGAATGTCTACGGCTCATACTGGGAATGGGCAtaatggccgaccggtggcttcaaagcctctcaatggccaatacatagtaTCTACAATCCCAGGGTTTATATACAGCATTGGATAAACAAAGACTTTTGGTGTCCATTACAGGAAAGCCCCATACGAACCGCCGACATAGATTTTTCATCTAACATGTTCTTGGCTATACTCGATTCGGTGAAAAAAAGTATCTTAGAAATGTCAGTTTCCAGTTGCAGGTGGTTCGACAAAAAAACAAATTCAGAAAGACTCTGGTTGAGTTTTAGTTTAATATCAAACGGTTgagtttgatttaatttgaaagTGTACAAACTATTCTATGTTTTCttgaaatgtatatattttttggttaTTTCACCTTTGACATCAattgactttttttttaaactcacaaATGTTGTATTTTAGCCCTATTTTACATCAGCTCAGGTGTTTGTGATGTGCCGTCATCAGACACAGCatactcttgaatacagggtgggtgttaTTTCAATCAGTGAAATGTTATTCATAGATGGACCTAtcccttcagaccactgcaatttagctGGTGCACCATTAACATTTTAAATGGCATTAAAACGTCCAATTACTACCAGAAAGATAGCCGTCCATCCACCCACCATTGAATGTACTACTTGAATGGTAATGTCTATTAAATGATCAATATTTCAGTAGGTTACCTATGGAAGATGACCAGTTTAATTTACAACAATGGATATTCCATTGCAAGTGAACATACTCTTGATGTATGGACCTACTATCGTTGTGGTACTATTTCAAAGATTAAATTTTGTACATTTATCAGCCATATCCTCCCATTACGCAAGAGTATGCTGTGTCTCAGCCGATGGCGGGCCCATCACAAACACCTCAGAAGCTGTAAATAGGGTCTAAGCTAAAACAAATATGAAAATGAAAAAAATCGTAGTTCACACATTTTTAGATAATTAACgttaaaagttttaaaaaaaattacaatcAGAAAATAGTtggacaaccctgtttgtaatcTTTCAAATGATATATTTGCTAGTGATTAAAACGTTGAGCACCTCAATCTCTTGAATGTTTTAGCATTCACGTCCAAAAAgtaactttctgaccacttctaccatgGGCAAACATGTATGGAAGGTTTCTTTCAAATGAAAAGGGGTGCAGTCAGAAAGTGATTGAAATCATATGGAACAACCCAACAGTGAATTGTTGCATTGTTCCATATGATTTCAAGTTCAAAGCTTTGTTTGAGTGAGTAGAGTAGCCGGCTAGCTAAATCAAAGAGCTTCATTGTTAGCTGAATTCCCTCCAATCATGAATCCTCCATACATTCTGTAATAGCTGacttgtagagttagtagacacaCACCTTGATTGAAGTGTAGCTGTCATAGATGAATGCCTTTTTGTTTATTATTTGATCTTTAGAAGAAGTTTAACAGACATGAGTGACCAGGGGGACATTTGTCCCCACCTGAATTCCATCGGGGAGGTAACCAAGGAGGAGCTTCTGCAGAAATCCAAGGTGAGCATGAATGGTTTCAAGAGCGACTGCGTCAAGCTTCTGCAATATGTATGGAATGGATGCAATTTGTGACAAGTCATGCATGTCTTTTAGTTTTGAATCACATCTTCTAGATTTGCCTTCACAAAAGGTCAACATTTTTTGAAGACAATCACATAGGAGATGGTGCTCTATGATTGTTTTTCAGCCTAGATTGTTGTCTAatactgtttttttgttgtcctgTTCTGAAGGGATCCTGCCTGTCATGTGGAGTGGGAGGTCCCAACCTCTGGGCCTGTCTGCAGGTAAACAGGGGTTTTCTGTAGGTCTGTTTTTCCTCAAAATATTTTGAAATAGATTCAAAGGCCATGACATAATTCTCAGGATGTGTTATTATGACACTTTTATAACACTCTTTCAGATGGATTATACATATTTTAGTTTTTACCCCATAGATGTTTATTTCTCATGTATTTCTCTTGGTCAGAGCGAGTGTCAATATGTTGGCTGTGGAGAAACCTTTTCCGACCACAGCACCCTACATGCACAGGTGAGTTTTTCACAGAGCTTTTTTTTCCTTGGGTAGTGAGAGATGCCATTTCTAGAAAGCATGCAACAACGTTTTTTTTCAaagcttagtgtgtgtgtgtgtgtgtgtgtgctcatcccCCAAGGCAAATAAACACAACCTGACGGTGAACCTGACCACTTTCAGGATCTGGTGctatgtgtgtgagagggaggtgtTTCTGGAGCAGAGGCCTGCAGTTGTACCTACAATGTCTGCCACACACACTCCCCACCACTGTAAAGCTAAGGAACACCAGGTACGCCATCGCACAAAGGTCAGCTGAATTATAGTCAACTATACTATGTTTACGTGCcatttgggctctggtcaaaagtagtgcacaatatagggaatagggcgctatTTGGGATGGGCCCTATATCAAATATGGGTAACGCCACCATATCTTTCATTAGTAAACATGAACAAACTATTCATGATTACTGtattatacactatatataaagCATTTATTTAATATAACGTTTTACTAAACTATTCTGTTTAATTTTGATTAGCGCACAATTTACATTTGTGAGATGAAATACAGCCTATGTTCTTTTAATATATTGTGTAATTGGCTTTCCACAGGCAGGCACTGATGTCATTATTTGTTGTTTTTAACAATTACTTAATTTCCCAGGATGCAGTTCATCAACCAATGAGTCACCACCACCCGTTGAAAGCAGTCCCTATCGCGGTAGCCGAAGAAGAGTGGTCAGAGTCAGAGGAGGATGTGCTCAAACCCAGAGGTAACCTCAGACCCCCTTCTCTCAACGTCATGGGATCTATTCAATAACAGTAAAAACTATAGTCCAGCATATCACAGTTAAACTGATACCCTTAGCGTTACATCATTGTGTTTTTATCTTTATGATGACACAATCATAGCTATCAAATATGATCTGCAGCTTAAATTAACATATTATGTTACAAATGTAACATCAATCAGGCAAAAGCCAGCTGTCAAGGTCTAGAACTCTGTAGAATTGGTTCTTTCATCCTTTGACAGGCTTTGCAGGTCTATTCCTTAGTGAATTATGCCAAGCTGATTTGGGCAGAGACCTCCCAAATGATCTGAGAGCCAGATGATCAGGGTTAGGAGAAATATAATTGTTTTTGAGCCTAAGAATAGGTACCAGACCAGGTACCAGATCCATTAAAGTAACGGTAATAGACTGAAGTTCATCATTAACTGACAGGGTCTGTGTCATGCATGTTCTCCAAATGTTAGGTATAAACGCAGTGGAGTGGCCTTACCATATAGTCCTAATGTTATAAATATACCTGTATGATGTTATTAGAGTGTTTTTTAACCTACATCTCATCCTCTCAAAGGTTTGACAGGGATGAAGAATATTGGTAACTCCTGCTACATGAACGCAGCCCTTCAAGCCCTGTCCAACTGGTGAGCTCACTTCCTGTCTTATTTCCTCATTAGTCCAGGGATTTATGGCAGATAGATTGACATGTTTCTGAGACCTGTCACTaaaatgtttgtgtgtgagcgAGCATGTGTATGTGTACCTTCATCTCAGCAGAAGGGATTGTATTCATTTTCATAGATTTGAACATAGACTGATcagttctttctttctttcttctcctctccagtcctcctctcacTCAGTTCTTCCTGGACTGCAGTGGACTGGTGCGGACTGACAAAAAGCCTGCACTGTGCAAAAGCTACCAGAAACTCATCTCTGAGCTCTGGCACAAGAAACggtactatacacacacatgacacTATATTTCTTATCTCTGTTAcagtactttttattttttatttgacctttatttaactaggcaagtcagttaagaacaaattcttattttcaatgacggcctaggaacagtgggttaactgcctgttcaggggcagaacgacagatttgtaccttgtcagctcgggggtttgaacttgcaaccttccggttactagtccaatgctctaaccactaggctaccctgccgccccctatCTCTCTGTAGAGTACCTCTCAGTGTGCACATTTTTGCAATAGAGATTCATAAGATGATATCCAAGAATGCAGCAAGATACTGTCTGATTTATGTAATAGAAGAAAAAACAgactttctctttcctctctctctattctctctgctcCAGGCCCAGTTACGTAGTCCCCACCAGTCTGTCCCAGGGCATCAAGCTGGTCAACCCCATGTTCCGTGGCTACGCCCAGCAGGTAGGGGCAAGCTCCCAGCAGGTAGGGAACAAACCAAtgccccaacccctctctctgacccctgacctaacCCACCTCTCCCTGACCTAACCCACCTCTCCCTATgtcccctctcaccccccccccccccccaaatcaccCCTGTTACCTCAAATTGAATTTCCCTTTGGGGACAATGAAAttggattggttgattgattgttgTGTAGCTGATTGGCATCTTGAAGTGTGGTGCCAAGACGATGAAATGTTGGATTGATTGGGATGTTGGAATGGGATTGTGTGTATTTCACTTGTTTGGCTTTGTCCATTTATCTCAATCTAAAATGGTGTTGAGTTAAGCCTGTGTGTGGTTACGCCTGTGTGTCTCaatggctgtctctgtctgtccctagGAGCTGCAGGGAACATTCATACAATACTGTcctcactatacacacacacacacgtctcagtGTATAGGACTGCTCAGCACACTCTCCCTCTGTTTTCTACTGTAGGACACCCAGGAGTTCCTGCGCTGTCTGATGGACCAGCTCCACGAGGAGCTCAAAGAGCCACAGGCAGagtgtggtgggggaggggagggggatgagaggagggatgggggcgACCGCTCCCCCTCTGAGGACGAGTTCCTCTCCTGCGACTCAGGCGCCAGCAGCGaccggggggagggagggggactgGGGGAGCCCGAGCTGCTCATTCAGGACGAGTGTGGGGTGGGGCCGAGAGTTGGAGGAGGGGGGACAGGCACGGGCGGAGGGGTTGGCACAGGTGGGCCCATCTCAGAGAAAGAGAGGCTGAAGGAGAAAAGGGTGTTGGGCTCGCCCCTCCACAGGGGCTCCCAGGAGATGGACGAGGACGCTGATGTGGATACGACAGTGGCTGAAGAGGGTGGTCTGGAGAGgggagcggaggaggaggaggggacccCCCCTAGCCCTAGGCCACAGGTTCCGAGTCAGACACAGGTGCAGACGCAGAGCAACAGCACTCCAGGTACGGGCCTGGTAATGGTGGAAGTAGAACATCTAAAAATATATGTAAGTGTGTGCGTGAGCAactatgtgtgtgtatctctgtgtttctgtatgtgGAGAGACCTGTTGTAGTGATGTGTGACTAATCTCTACaagtcccctctccctctcctacccacctctacccagagccAGACAATGAGGCATCGATGCAGAAGCGCCCCCAGTCTCGCCCCTGCAGCCCCGTCCGTACTGTCCAGGAACTGCACCCTAAACTCTCCCCCAGCCCCACTCGCTCCAGCCCCTTCCGCTCTGCAGGGCCCGAATACTCTTTTAAGAAAGGTATGGGGGTTCTGGACAATTCACatacacgtacagacacacattCTGTCACGCAGTCTAccgacacacacagatacacactgtCAAGTAcgctcactctctcacacacacactctacccccTCATACACAAACTATGTTTCCCATCCTCCACAGCCCAGCTGTTCCTGGGTGCCAAGAAGCAGAAGCAGTCTCACTACCGCAGCGTCATCTCAGACATCTTCGACGGCTCAATCCTCAGCCTGGTCCAGTGTCTGACTTGTGACAGGGTGAGCTGTGTGTCATGTGTCGTAGCACAAGGGTGCGCCATTTACATAACTCAGCTCCACTTCTTCTATTGAAACCTCACAAAACTGTTACATTCATATTGAACATTGACGTGTTGTAATTTGTAGACATTTTACCACATGTTCTTATGCCTAAACTTGATCCTACTTTATCCATGAATATGATGGATTCTGCTTGTTTGGATTATCATTTCAGATTGTTAAAAccatctctcgctcgctctggctgtcccctctcttctccctcctcatctctcctct
It contains:
- the LOC109873805 gene encoding ubiquitin carboxyl-terminal hydrolase 20 isoform X3, whose amino-acid sequence is MSDQGDICPHLNSIGEVTKEELLQKSKGSCLSCGVGGPNLWACLQSECQYVGCGETFSDHSTLHAQANKHNLTVNLTTFRIWCYVCEREVFLEQRPAVVPTMSATHTPHHCKAKEHQVRHRTKDAVHQPMSHHHPLKAVPIAVAEEEWSESEEDVLKPRGLTGMKNIGNSCYMNAALQALSNCPPLTQFFLDCSGLVRTDKKPALCKSYQKLISELWHKKRPSYVVPTSLSQGIKLVNPMFRGYAQQDTQEFLRCLMDQLHEELKEPQAECGGGGEGDERRDGGDRSPSEDEFLSCDSGASSDRGEGGGLGEPELLIQDECGVGPRVGGGGTGTGGGVGTGGPISEKERLKEKRVLGSPLHRGSQEMDEDADVDTTVAEEGGLERGAEEEEGTPPSPRPQVPSQTQVQTQSNSTPEPDNEASMQKRPQSRPCSPVRTVQELHPKLSPSPTRSSPFRSAGPEYSFKKAQLFLGAKKQKQSHYRSVISDIFDGSILSLVQCLTCDRVSTTVETFQDLSLPIPGKEDLAKLHSSIHQNLPAKTGVSLDVYGSQGWITYIMDSIRRFVVSCIPSWFWGPMVTLEDCLAAFFAADELKGDNMYSCERCKKLRNGVKYCKVLRLPEILCIHLKRFRHEVMYSFKINSHVAFPLEGLELRPFLAKDSPSQITTYDLLSVICHHGTAGSGHYIAYCQNVINGQWYEFDDQYVTEVHETVVQNAEAYVLFYRKSSEESVRERQKVVDLASMKEPSLLQFYISREWLNKFNTFTEPGPISNHTFLCQHGGIPPNKYHYIDDLVVILPQNVWEYLYNSFGGGPAVNHLYVCAICQVELEALAKRRKVEIDTFIRLNKEFQAEEAPTVILCISMQWFREWESFVKGKDNEPPGPIDNSKIGVMKGGHVQIKQGADYGQISEETWQYLLSIYSGGPEIAVRQTVPATNTDGLHGERKIEAETRAL
- the LOC109873805 gene encoding ubiquitin carboxyl-terminal hydrolase 20 isoform X4; this translates as MSDQGDICPHLNSIGEVTKEELLQKSKGSCLSCGVGGPNLWACLQSECQYVGCGETFSDHSTLHAQANKHNLTVNLTTFRIWCYVCEREVFLEQRPAVVPTMSATHTPHHCKAKEHQDAVHQPMSHHHPLKAVPIAVAEEEWSESEEDVLKPRGLTGMKNIGNSCYMNAALQALSNCPPLTQFFLDCSGLVRTDKKPALCKSYQKLISELWHKKRPSYVVPTSLSQGIKLVNPMFRGYAQQDTQEFLRCLMDQLHEELKEPQAECGGGGEGDERRDGGDRSPSEDEFLSCDSGASSDRGEGGGLGEPELLIQDECGVGPRVGGGGTGTGGGVGTGGPISEKERLKEKRVLGSPLHRGSQEMDEDADVDTTVAEEGGLERGAEEEEGTPPSPRPQVPSQTQVQTQSNSTPEPDNEASMQKRPQSRPCSPVRTVQELHPKLSPSPTRSSPFRSAGPEYSFKKAQLFLGAKKQKQSHYRSVISDIFDGSILSLVQCLTCDRVSTTVETFQDLSLPIPGKEDLAKLHSSIHQNLPAKTGVSLDVYGSQGWITYIMDSIRRFVVSCIPSWFWGPMVTLEDCLAAFFAADELKGDNMYSCERCKKLRNGVKYCKVLRLPEILCIHLKRFRHEVMYSFKINSHVAFPLEGLELRPFLAKDSPSQITTYDLLSVICHHGTAGSGHYIAYCQNVINGQWYEFDDQYVTEVHETVVQNAEAYVLFYRKSSEESVRERQKVVDLASMKEPSLLQFYISREWLNKFNTFTEPGPISNHTFLCQHGGIPPNKYHYIDDLVVILPQNVWEYLYNSFGGGPAVNHLYVCAICQVELEALAKRRKVEIDTFIRLNKEFQAEEAPTVILCISMQWFREWESFVKGKDNEPPGPIDNSKIGVMKGGHVQIKQGADYGQISEETWQYLLSIYSGGPEIAVRQTVPATNTDGLHGERKIEAETRAL
- the LOC109873805 gene encoding ubiquitin carboxyl-terminal hydrolase 20 isoform X1 — translated: MSDQGDICPHLNSIGEVTKEELLQKSKGSCLSCGVGGPNLWACLQSECQYVGCGETFSDHSTLHAQANKHNLTVNLTTFRIWCYVCEREVFLEQRPAVVPTMSATHTPHHCKAKEHQVRHRTKDAVHQPMSHHHPLKAVPIAVAEEEWSESEEDVLKPRGLTGMKNIGNSCYMNAALQALSNCPPLTQFFLDCSGLVRTDKKPALCKSYQKLISELWHKKRPSYVVPTSLSQGIKLVNPMFRGYAQQVGASSQQDTQEFLRCLMDQLHEELKEPQAECGGGGEGDERRDGGDRSPSEDEFLSCDSGASSDRGEGGGLGEPELLIQDECGVGPRVGGGGTGTGGGVGTGGPISEKERLKEKRVLGSPLHRGSQEMDEDADVDTTVAEEGGLERGAEEEEGTPPSPRPQVPSQTQVQTQSNSTPEPDNEASMQKRPQSRPCSPVRTVQELHPKLSPSPTRSSPFRSAGPEYSFKKAQLFLGAKKQKQSHYRSVISDIFDGSILSLVQCLTCDRVSTTVETFQDLSLPIPGKEDLAKLHSSIHQNLPAKTGVSLDVYGSQGWITYIMDSIRRFVVSCIPSWFWGPMVTLEDCLAAFFAADELKGDNMYSCERCKKLRNGVKYCKVLRLPEILCIHLKRFRHEVMYSFKINSHVAFPLEGLELRPFLAKDSPSQITTYDLLSVICHHGTAGSGHYIAYCQNVINGQWYEFDDQYVTEVHETVVQNAEAYVLFYRKSSEESVRERQKVVDLASMKEPSLLQFYISREWLNKFNTFTEPGPISNHTFLCQHGGIPPNKYHYIDDLVVILPQNVWEYLYNSFGGGPAVNHLYVCAICQVELEALAKRRKVEIDTFIRLNKEFQAEEAPTVILCISMQWFREWESFVKGKDNEPPGPIDNSKIGVMKGGHVQIKQGADYGQISEETWQYLLSIYSGGPEIAVRQTVPATNTDGLHGERKIEAETRAL
- the LOC109873805 gene encoding ubiquitin carboxyl-terminal hydrolase 20 isoform X2; translation: MSDQGDICPHLNSIGEVTKEELLQKSKGSCLSCGVGGPNLWACLQSECQYVGCGETFSDHSTLHAQANKHNLTVNLTTFRIWCYVCEREVFLEQRPAVVPTMSATHTPHHCKAKEHQDAVHQPMSHHHPLKAVPIAVAEEEWSESEEDVLKPRGLTGMKNIGNSCYMNAALQALSNCPPLTQFFLDCSGLVRTDKKPALCKSYQKLISELWHKKRPSYVVPTSLSQGIKLVNPMFRGYAQQVGASSQQDTQEFLRCLMDQLHEELKEPQAECGGGGEGDERRDGGDRSPSEDEFLSCDSGASSDRGEGGGLGEPELLIQDECGVGPRVGGGGTGTGGGVGTGGPISEKERLKEKRVLGSPLHRGSQEMDEDADVDTTVAEEGGLERGAEEEEGTPPSPRPQVPSQTQVQTQSNSTPEPDNEASMQKRPQSRPCSPVRTVQELHPKLSPSPTRSSPFRSAGPEYSFKKAQLFLGAKKQKQSHYRSVISDIFDGSILSLVQCLTCDRVSTTVETFQDLSLPIPGKEDLAKLHSSIHQNLPAKTGVSLDVYGSQGWITYIMDSIRRFVVSCIPSWFWGPMVTLEDCLAAFFAADELKGDNMYSCERCKKLRNGVKYCKVLRLPEILCIHLKRFRHEVMYSFKINSHVAFPLEGLELRPFLAKDSPSQITTYDLLSVICHHGTAGSGHYIAYCQNVINGQWYEFDDQYVTEVHETVVQNAEAYVLFYRKSSEESVRERQKVVDLASMKEPSLLQFYISREWLNKFNTFTEPGPISNHTFLCQHGGIPPNKYHYIDDLVVILPQNVWEYLYNSFGGGPAVNHLYVCAICQVELEALAKRRKVEIDTFIRLNKEFQAEEAPTVILCISMQWFREWESFVKGKDNEPPGPIDNSKIGVMKGGHVQIKQGADYGQISEETWQYLLSIYSGGPEIAVRQTVPATNTDGLHGERKIEAETRAL
- the LOC109873805 gene encoding ubiquitin carboxyl-terminal hydrolase 20 isoform X5; amino-acid sequence: MLAVEKPFPTTAPYMHRIWCYVCEREVFLEQRPAVVPTMSATHTPHHCKAKEHQVRHRTKDAVHQPMSHHHPLKAVPIAVAEEEWSESEEDVLKPRGLTGMKNIGNSCYMNAALQALSNCPPLTQFFLDCSGLVRTDKKPALCKSYQKLISELWHKKRPSYVVPTSLSQGIKLVNPMFRGYAQQVGASSQQDTQEFLRCLMDQLHEELKEPQAECGGGGEGDERRDGGDRSPSEDEFLSCDSGASSDRGEGGGLGEPELLIQDECGVGPRVGGGGTGTGGGVGTGGPISEKERLKEKRVLGSPLHRGSQEMDEDADVDTTVAEEGGLERGAEEEEGTPPSPRPQVPSQTQVQTQSNSTPEPDNEASMQKRPQSRPCSPVRTVQELHPKLSPSPTRSSPFRSAGPEYSFKKAQLFLGAKKQKQSHYRSVISDIFDGSILSLVQCLTCDRVSTTVETFQDLSLPIPGKEDLAKLHSSIHQNLPAKTGVSLDVYGSQGWITYIMDSIRRFVVSCIPSWFWGPMVTLEDCLAAFFAADELKGDNMYSCERCKKLRNGVKYCKVLRLPEILCIHLKRFRHEVMYSFKINSHVAFPLEGLELRPFLAKDSPSQITTYDLLSVICHHGTAGSGHYIAYCQNVINGQWYEFDDQYVTEVHETVVQNAEAYVLFYRKSSEESVRERQKVVDLASMKEPSLLQFYISREWLNKFNTFTEPGPISNHTFLCQHGGIPPNKYHYIDDLVVILPQNVWEYLYNSFGGGPAVNHLYVCAICQVELEALAKRRKVEIDTFIRLNKEFQAEEAPTVILCISMQWFREWESFVKGKDNEPPGPIDNSKIGVMKGGHVQIKQGADYGQISEETWQYLLSIYSGGPEIAVRQTVPATNTDGLHGERKIEAETRAL